A window of Pomacea canaliculata isolate SZHN2017 linkage group LG3, ASM307304v1, whole genome shotgun sequence contains these coding sequences:
- the LOC112559761 gene encoding uncharacterized protein LOC112559761, translated as MSTVLILLCLCSLALRTAADVNVLTPELTSKIEAYVKEFMQCRGVVGLSLAVVKGNETWTRGFGMADKPSERPVNSSTLFIIASVTKAFTSTLLGMLMDESKSGYTWKTPIKDILGSDFQLFNDYITNHTTVKDILTHRTGLTDASLPMYAGFIPEMSRQNFTRLLKYLPALKAFRDEYNYNNWMYALAGRIAEVMGGSSWEELLKQRIFHPLQMNDSRIVGYNVDVDADNFALPYVWLRNEVVVSDKVIYRSAPAEPSIAIASSADDMAKWLSFHLQKGVTMEGEPLLVKETLEETYKLQIALPPGYWDTDYMNKPEYPEAFSSFGYGFAWDLSTYRGYRVTSHAGAYHSYKSYLALFRDVDIGIFITTTALPEPISLALDEIFFYIADLLLGEDPWLNTTTSHQYIGSCIGASDQTSSNTINETEVVPGLVENPEMFEGTYGHRLFGDIVIYRNTSGELLVKYGNVLGRLRKTSDGEVLLAELYGPFEFLSYTLYVGMTFLSPNDDGQYKFLVVSFSGDPLLYQRGISVFDLL; from the exons ATGTCGACTGTCCTGATACTACTGTGTCTCTGTAGCCTCGCCTTGCGGACCGCCGCGGACGTAAACGTGTTGACCCCAGAACTGACCTCTAAAATTGAAGCGTACGTGAAGGAATTTATGCAGTGTCGTGGGGTTGTAGGTCTGTCCTTGGCTGTCGTCAAAGGCAACGAGACCTGGACTCGAGGGTTTGGCATGGCCGACAAACCGTCGGAGCGACCGGTCAATTCCTCCACCTTGTTCATCATCGCGTCGGTGACCAAGGCCTTCACCTCAACTCTCCTGGGTATGCTGATGGATGAGAGCAAGAG TGGATATACATGGAAGACACCCATCAAAGACATCCTTGGCAGCGACTTTCAGCTGTTTAACGACTACATCACCAATCATACGACAGTCAAGGACATTTTGACACACAGGACAGGTTTAACCGACGCCTCCTTACCAATGTATGCTGGATTTATCCCGGAAATGTCCAGGCAAAATTTTACGAG actGCTGAAGTATTTACCTGCATTGAAGGCGTTTCGTGACGAGTATAACTACAACAACTGGATGTACGCACTGGCCGGTAGGATCGCCGAGGTGATGGGTGGATCCTCCTGGGAGGAGCTTCTCAAGCAACGTATCTTTCATCCATTGCAGATGAATGACAGCCGAATCGTCGGCTACAATGTCGATGTGGATGCAGATAACTTTGCTTTGCCTTATGTTTGGCTTAGGAATGAGGTGGTGGTATCAGACAAGGTGATTTACAG AAGCGCACCAGCGGAGCCCTCGATCGCAATCGCGTCctcagcagacgacatggcCAAGTGGTTGTCTTTCCACTTGCAGAAAGGGGTGACGATGGAAGGAGAGCCTCTTCTTGTGAAGGAAACCCTCGAGGAAACATACAAGTTGCAGATAGCTCTTCCTCCTGGCTACTGGGACACGGACTACATGAACAAGCCTGAGTACCCAGAAGCCTTCAGCAGCTTCGGCTATGGTTTCGCCTGGGATTTATCTACCTACCGAG GTTACCGAGTGACTTCGCATGCAGGAGCCTACCACAGCTACAAGTCCTATCTGGCCCTTTTTAGAGACGTTGACATAGGAAtcttcatcaccaccaccgcTTTGCCCGAACCAATTAGTCTCGCACTCGACGAGATCTTCTTCTACATCGCTGACTTGCTTCTTGGAGAAGATCCTTGGCTAAACACAACCACCTCCCACCAATACATAGGATCCTGTATTGGTGCATCAGACCAAACCTCTTCCAACACTATCAACGAAACTGAAGTTGTCCCAGGTCTCGTCGAAAATCCTGAAATGTTCGAAGGAACATACGGTCACAGGCTGTTCGGGGACATTGTCATCTACCGCAACACAAGCGGCGAACTTCTGGTCAAGTACGGAAACGTCTTGGGCAGACTGCGCAAGACCAGCGATGGCGAGGTCCTGCTGGCTGAGCTCTATGGTCCTTTTGAGTTTTTATCCTATACATTATACGTCGGGATGACCTTCCTCTCGCCAAATGACGATGGACAATACAAGTTTCTTGTGGTCAGCTTCTCCGGTGACCCGCTTCTATACCAGCGTGGAATCAGCGTTTTTGACCTCCTATAA